CAGGAAGTACAGGAAGTGACTCGTGCGCAGCACCCACACGCCGTCCTCTTCCACGTAGTGGAAGTGCCACTCGGTGGGACCGAACCCCGAGTTGCCCAGCGCCGAGAGCGTCTTCTCGACCGGAAACTGCGGGTCTTTGTTGATCACGAAGTTCAGCGCGCCGCGCGTGTCCTGCAGCACCGAGCGGTCGTAGACCACGAAGGGCAGGCTCATGCGCTGCGCCGCGTCGGCCAGCGCGGAGACGGCCGAGAGCACGTTGTGCGCGAGCGGCACGCGCGAGCTGGTCTTGCGCGCCGGGCGCGGCTCGATCGTGGTGCCCATGATCGCGGGCTTGCCGGCCGCGTCGCGCGTCCAATCGGCGGAGCGTCGGATCTGCCAGCCCGCTTTCGCGGCGCGCGAGTACAGGACCAGCGTGTCCTTCACCGAGGCGCCCTTGGGAATCTCGAACTCGGTCGGCGGCCCGGCGAAGCCACCGGCGATCTGTTGCAGATTGATGAAGGCGGTCGGGTGCTCGACCATGATGAAGCGGATGAGCTCCGCCAGCTCACCGTGGAACTTGCCGCCGTTCATGAACGGCTGGTCGAGCGCGGTCTTGTCCTTCGTGAGCTCGTTGCTGCGCACGTACACGACGCCGTCCTCGAGCGAGTAGCTGTACAGACCGAACGCGTCGCGCAACCGGCGCAGGGTCTCGTCGAGCGTGCCCGCCGGCAGGTCCATGTCGACCCGGATCAGCGAGAGGTCGGGGGTCTTGTCCTTGGGCACCGCCAGGTCGAGGCACAGCACCCAGCCCGACTCGCCCACGATGCGCTCGAGCGCGAACTCGAGATCCACCCCGGCGAAGCGGAAGGCGGGCACGTTCGGGATCGGCGCCGCCTGCTTCTTGCCGCCGCAGCCGGCCGCCCCGAGCGCGCACAAGAGCGCCACCGCCAGCCCGGCTCGAAGTCCAAAAACGCGCGTCGGCACAGTGGAATCTCCTCGACGAGGTGCCGCAGTCTAGCAGCGCCAGGCGGAGCGCGGAAACGCGCGCTGCGCGTTGACAGCCGATTTCGGGCACCTCTACCTTGGCGAAGGGCTCGTCAGCGGAGGACGCGCGCTGAGTCAGAAAGTTCACATGACCCGAGCGGGTCACGAGCAGCTCTCCGAGGAGCTGCGCCGCCTGAAGGCGGTGGAGAGACCCGCCATCTCCCAGGCGATCGGCCGCGCGCGCGAGCACGGCGACATCTCCGAGAACGCGGAGTACGAGGCCGCCAAGGAGAAGCAGGGCATGATCGAGGCGCGCATCCGCCAGATCGAGGACCGCCTGGCGCGCGCGGAGATCGTCGACACGGGGGGCTCGGCGCCCGACGTGGTCCGCTTCGGCACGACGGTCGTGCTCGAGGACCTCGACACCGGCGACGAGGTCACCTACCGGATCGTGGGCGAGGACGAGGCCGACGTCTCGCGCGGGCTGCTGTCGGTCACCAGCCCCGTCGCGCGCGCGCTGATCGGCAAGCGGGTCGAAGACCAGGTGCAGGTGGTCGTGCCCAAGGGCCGCCGCGAGTACGAAGTGCGCAACATCCGCTTCGACGCATGAAGCCCGTCACGCGCGTTCGACTGGCGATCATCGGCAGCGGCCCGGCGGGCTACACCGCCGCGATCTATGCCGCGCGCGCGGAGCTCGAGCCGGTGGTGATCGCGGGCGCCGCTTTCGGCGGGCAGCTCATGATCACGACCGAGGTCGAGAACTACCCGGGCTTCCCCGAGGGAGTGTCCGGCCCCGAGCTGGTCGAGCTGTTCCAGAAGCAGGCCGAGCGCTTCGGCGCCAAGGTGCTGTTCGAGGACGCCACGGCGATCGACTTCGGCAAGCGCCCGTTCGCGCTCGAGACCGAGTCACAGAGCTACCAGGCCGACGCGGTGGTGGTGGCGACCGGCGCGCGCGCGAAGTGGATCGGCCTGCCGTCGGAGGAGAAGTACGTGAACCGCGGCGTGTCGGCCTGCGCGACCTGCGACGGCGCGCTCTATCGCGGCAAGCCGATCGCGGTGGTGGGCGGCGGCGACACGGCCATGGAGGAGGCGCTCTTCCTGACCCGCTTCGCGACCGAGGTGATCGTGATCCACCGCCGCGACTCACTGCGCGCGAGCAAGATCATGGCCGACCGCGCGCAGCGCAACGACAAGATCCGCTTCGTGTGGCACTCCGAGGTCGCCGAGGTGCTGGGCGACGAGAAGGCGCTCACGGCGGTGCGGCTGCGCGACGTGCGCGACGGCAAGACCAGCACGCTCCAGGTCGGCGCGCTGTTCGTCGCGATCGGTCACAAGCCCAACACCGACCTCTTCCGAGGCGTGCTCGACCTGAACCCGCAGGGCTATCTCGTGACCCGGCCCGGCAGCACGCGCACCAACGTGGAGGGCGTGTTCGCCTGCGGCGACGCGATGGACCCCGTCTATCGCCAGGCGGTCACCGCCGCGGGCACCGGCTGCATGGCGGCCCTCGACGCGGAGCGCTGGCTGGCGGCGAACGAGTAGCTGGTTGCGCGTCGCCCTCGACCGCCACAGCGTGAGCGTCGACGGGCGGCGCGTGATCGTGCGCGCAGGCTCGCTGCACTACTTCCGCCTGCCCGCGCGGGCGCTGTGGCGCGACCGGATCGCGCAGTTCAGGGACGCCGGGCTGAACGCGGTCGACGTGTACTACCCGTGGAGCTACCACGAGGAGCGGCCCGGCGAGCTCGATTTCGCGGGCCTGCGCGACGTGGACCACCTGCACGACCTGATCGAGCGCGCTGGTCTGTATCTCATCGCGCGGCCCGGCCCGTACGTGTGCGCCGAGATCGACTTCGGCGGCCTGCCGGCGTGGCTGCTCCGGGACCGGACGCTCGTGCCGCGCTGCCGCACGCGGGAGGGCTTCGTCTACTCGCGCGCCTACGTCGAGCAGGCGCGCGGCTGGTTCCGCGCGATCGTGCCGCGCATCGCGGGCCGCGCGAACCTGCTCCTGTTCCAGATCGAGAACGAGTTCTGCGTGCCCTCGCCCGTGGGCGCGCTCTCGTCGCCGCTCGCCGACCTCGCCATCCGCCTGTTCGGCGCGCGCACGCTCACGCGCGTCGCGGGCGCGCGCTGGGTGCGGCGGCTGTTCTTCGAGTCGGGGCGCTCCGACGGCGGGCAGCACAACGCGTACATGCGCGAGCTCCACCACGAGGCGCGCGCGCTCGGCGTGACCGTGCCGATCTTCCACAACGACGTGCATCCACGGCGCGGCCGGCAGCTCGACGTCGACCTGGTCGCGCTCGACCGCTACCCGATCACGAGCTTCGAGCGCGACTGGCGCGACGACCCGCACACCTTCGACGCATTCGCGGGCGACGAGGCCGCGCTCGACTCACTCGGCCGCCGCAACGAGCCCGTCTTCTACCCCGAGCTCCAGGCCGGCTGGTACGACGGCTGGGGCAGCGCGGGCTACGCCCGGGTGCGCGAGCGGCTCGGCCCCGACGGCATCGACGGCGCCACCAAGGCCGCGCTCGCGGCGCGCGCGACCCTCTGGAACTACTACGTGTTCGCGGGCGGAGTCACTTGGGGCTATCTCGCGAGCCCCGACGTGTACTCGAGCTACGACTACGGTGCGCCGATCGGCGAGTCGGGCGCCACCGACGCGCGCTACGAGGCCGTGCGCCGCTTGAACGACTTCATCGCCACGCACGAGGCGGACCTCGCCCGGACCGATCTCGACCCGAGTCACCCGCCATCCCAGCAGCACGTCGCGACGCGGATCGGAGAGCGCCGGCGCTACGTGTTCCTGCGCAATCCGACGAAGGCGCCGGCGAGTGTCTCCGCGCCCGAGCCCGAGCGCAGCGAGCTCGCGCCCTGGGAGACGCAGATCCGCGTCTACGACCTGCGCACGAACGCGCTCGTGGCGGTGAGCCCCGAGCTGCCGCCGGCGAAGCCGCGGCCCCTGCCGATCCCGCCCATGCTGCCGCGGCTCGAGTCGTGGCAGTTCTGCGACGCGAGCCCGCAGCTCGCGCCCGGCTACGACGACGCGTCCTGGACCGCGCTCCCGCAGCGCGCGGTCGAGACGGGCGAGATCGACCTCGACTCACTCGGCCTGCACTGGGGCTTCGCCTGGTACCGCGGCCGCTTCTTCGGCGCCCTCGACCGGCTCCTGCTCGACGCGCGCCACTGCTTTGCGGTGTGGATCAACGGCCGGCGCGTGGCGTCGGGCGACCAGCTCAAGAACTCGCTGGGCGTGGGCGCCGACGGCGCGCGCGTGCGGCGCATTCCGCTCGGCGGCGCGCCGGTCGACCCGGCGGGCGAGAACGTGATCGTGGTGCTGGTCGAGAGCCTGGGTCACAACAAGGCGTTCGCCGACGACGGCGCGAACCCGCGCGGCATCGTCTCGGTCGACACGGGCGCCACGCGCGTGCGCTGGCGTGCCCGCGGGGGCCTGGTGCGCGGCGAGCGCGGACTCACTCCAGTGGTCGACTTCGCCGGCGTGGAGCGCGCGCACGGCGAAGAGGTCGTGCTGCCGCACGGCTGGGCGGGCGCGCCCGAAGGCGTGGCGCTGTACGAGACGCGCTTCCGGCTCGAGGGCATCGACCCCAAGCACACCGCGCTCGCGCTCGCCTTCGACCCGGGCCGCGGCAAGGCGAACCTCTATCTGAACGGCTTCCTGCTCGGCCGCTACTGGCCCGAGCGCGGCCCGCAGCGCCGCTTCTCTCTGCCGTGGGGCGTGCTCTCGCCCGACGACGAGAACCAGCTCGCGATCGCGCTCTGGAAGCGCAGCGAACGCGCAGCTCTGGGGAAGCTCCGTCTGGAGGTGGATGGAACCCCTCGTACCTGACGCGCTGCGTCGGACGGAGGTAGACTCCGCGCCATGCCGTTGGACAAGGAGATGCTCGAGCGACTGATCGAGGCGTCTCCCGACATCGTCGTGGCCACCGACGAAGACGGAACCGTCCAGTACTACAACGACGGCGCGCGCGAGAACCTGGGCTACTCGCGGCTCGAGATCATCGGGCGCTACGTGGCCACGCTCTATCCGTCGCTCGACGAGGCGCGCCGGGTCATGACGGCCATGCGCGGGCCCGAGCACGGGGGCCCCGGCCGGGTCGTGAACTTCCCGACCACGTTCGTGGCCAAGGACGGCCACGAGCTCGATGTCGCGATCTCGGGCGTCATCCTCTACGACGAGCACGAGAAGGAAGTCGGCACGATCGGCTTCGCCAAGGACATCTCGGAGCTGAAGCGGCGCGACCAGCTCGCGGTGCTGGGCGAGGTGGCGATCGGCCTCTCGCACGAGATCAACAACCCGCTCACGGTGATCGAGAGTCAGATCTCGCTGCTCGAGCGGCCCTTCGGCGAGCGCGGCGAGACGGCGCAGCTCGAGCGCACCGCGAAGATCCGCGCCGAGATCCGCCGCATCGAGTCACACCTGCAGCGCCTGCACGACATGGCGGAGCAGGGCGGCTACTCGAGCAAGCAGTATCTCGGGCGCGCCCGCATGATCGACCTGTCGGCGCAGCCGCCGCGCAAGCTCTCGCTCGAGGGCCGGCGCATCCTCGTGGTCGACGACGACGGGGCGGTGCGCGAGTCGATCGCGGAGATCCTGCGCGCCGAGGGCGCAGCGGTGGCCGAGGTCGGCAACGGGCGCGAGGCGATCGAGCGCATGCGGCGCGAGCCCTTCGACCTGGTGCTGTCGGACGTGGTGATGCCGGAGATGGACGGCTACGAGCTGTTCCAGGCCGCGCGCCGCGAGGCCCCGGGCACGCCGGTCGTGCTGATGACGGCCTTCTATTACGACCAGGACCACGTGATCAAGCGCAGCCGCCTCGAGGGGCTGGAAGGCGTGATCTTCAAGAAGCCCGTGAACCCGGAGCGCCTGGTGAAGACGCTCGCGGAGCTGGTCACGCGGGTTCGGCCAGCTCCTTCTTCACGTTGAAGAGCTTGCCGTCCGAGGTCTTGGCCAGGTAGGCGGTGTCCCACTCCTGGAGCACCGCCAGCTCGTCGCCCGCCGAGAGCTCGATCTCCTCGACGTCCTCGCCGAGGTTGGCCTGGTGCTTGAGCGACAGCGCTTGCTTGAGCTTGATGGAGTCCGCCATAGGGGCCGTTCATAGCACAGCGGCCGGCGTTCCGGCGACCGCGGCCAGGTGGATGCGGCGGGCGCCGCTCTCGCGCCGCAGGGTGCGTGCGGCCTCGGCCAGCGTGGCGCCGGTCGTGGCCACGTCGTCGAGCAAGAGCACGCGCAGGCCCGCGAGCGCCCCCGGCCGCGCCGCGAAGCTCCCCGCCACGTTGCGCCGCCGCGCGGGCTGCGAGAGACCCGTCTGCGGCGCCGTGAGTCGCGCGCGCCACAGCGCGCCGTCGCACACGCGCGAGCCCAGGTCGCGCGCCAGCCGCACGGCCAGCGCGTGGACCGGGTCGCAGCCTTCGGCGCGCACGCGCGCCGCGTGGCGCGGGAGCGGCACGATCGCGTCGAAGCCGAGCCCGCGCACGCGTGCCGCCAGCCACGCGCCCAGCACGAGGCCCGCGTCACGGCGGTGCTCGAACTTCATGCGGCGGACGAGCTCGAGCCCCGTGCCCTCGTAGGCGATCGCCGTGTGCACGGCGCGCAGCCGCGGCAACGCGCGCACGCCGCGCGCGCAGAAGCCGCACAAGACGGTCTCACCGTGTGCGCGCGGCGCGTCGCACGACGGGCAGACGCTCGGCACGAGCAGCTCGTGGAGCGCGCGCAGCAGGCCGCGCAAGCGAGTCAGTCGGCGCCGACGAGCAGACTGTGGCCCGTCATCTCGCGCGGCACGGGTAGGCCCATGAGCGTGCAGAGACTCGGGGCGAGGTCGGAGAGTCCGCCGTCGCGCAGGCGCTTGCCCGCGGGGTCGGGGGTGACCCAGTACAGCGGCACGGGATTGGTGGTGTGTGCGGTGTGCGGCTCGCCGGTCTTGGGGTCGATCAGCTGCTCGATGTTGCCGTGGTCGGCGGTGATCAGGAGCGCCCCCCGGCGCGCCAGCACCTCGCGGCACAGGCGCGCGAGACACGCGTCGACCACTTCGACCGCCTTCACGCCGGCGGGAATCACTCCGGTGTGGCCGACCATGTCGGGGTTCGCGTAGTTCACCAGCACGAACGCATAGGGCCGCTTGGCCAGCGCCTCGAGCAGGGCGTCGGTCACGGCCACCGCGCTCATCTCGGGCTTCAGGTCGTAGGTCGGCACGTCGCGCGGCGAGGGGATCAGGATCCGGTCCTCGTGGGCGAGCGGCTCCTCGCGCCCGCCGTTGAAGAAGTAGGTCACGTGCGCGTACTTCTCGGTCTCGGCGATGCGCAGCTGCGCCGCGCCCGTCTCCGCGACCAGCTCCCCGAAGCCGTGCCGCACGTCGACCGGGCCGAACAGCACCGGCAAGCCGAAGGTCTCGTCGTATGCGGTGAGCGTCGCGAAGGCCCCCGGCCGTACACGCGGTAGTGTCGCGACCTCGGCGCCGAGCTGGTCGGGCTGCACGCGCGTCAGCGCGTTGGTGAGCTCGCGCGCGCGGTCGGCGCGGAAGTTGAAGAACAGCACCGCATCGCCGTCGCGCAGCGCGGGTCCGCCCGCCACGACGGTGGGCTGGATGAACTCGTCGCCCTCGTTGCGCGCGAGCGCGCGCTCCACTGCGGCCACGGCGCTGGGCGCATCGAGGCCTTCGCGCGAGACGATCGCGCGGTAGGCTCGCGCCACGCGGTCCCAGCGCTTGTCGCGGTCCATGGCGAAGTAGCGGCCGATCACGGTCGCGATGCAGCCGCCCTGTGCCTTCACGCGCGCCTCGAGCGGCGCGACGAAGCTCCGGGCGCAGCGCGGCGCAGTGTCTCGCCCGTCGGTGAAGGCATGCACGATCGGGCGGATCCCGCGCTCGTCGCACAGGCGCAGGATCCCGTACAGGTGGTCGAGCGAGCTGTGCACGCCGCCGTCGGAGACCAGGCCCAGCAAGTGCAGCGCGCCACCGGCGCGCTGGGCGGCGGCGAGCAGCTCCTGCATCGCGGGGTTCGCGGCCAGCTCGCCCGCGTCGATCGACTTCTTGATGCGCACGATGTCCATGTCGATCACGCGGCCGGCGCCGAGCGTGGTGTGTCCGACCTCGGAGTTGCCCATCTGCCCGTCGGGCAGGCCGACCGCCGCGCCCGAGGTCTCGACCCGGGCGTGCGGGTAGCGCGCGGCGAGCTCCGCGAAGAACGGCGCGCGGGCGAGCCGGGTGGCGTCACCCGGCCCGCCGTCGCCGATCCCGTACCCGTCGAGCACGACGAGCACCACCGGACCAGTCACTTTCACGAAGCGGCCACCACGGCGAGCTCCTCGGCGTCGCCCCAGAGTCTCTCGAGACCGAAATACTCGCGCGCGTCCTCGCTGAAGACGTGGACGACGATCTCGCCCAGGTCGACCAGCACCCAGCGCCCGACGGACTTGCCCTCGACGCCGAGCGCCTTCGCGCCCCCGCGCGTCGCGGCGTCGACCGCGGCGTCGGCGAGCGCGCGCACGTGCCGATCCGACCCGCCCGTGGCGAGTACGAAGTAGTCCGCAAAGCTGCAGACTCCGTGCAGATCGAGCACGCGCACCTCCTCACCTTTCTTGTCGTGGATCGCGGTCGCCAGGGCCAGGGCCATTTCCTTCGCCGTCAATCGACCTCACTTTCTCCGTGGTCGTACAGGTGGTGTTTCGCGATGTACTCACGCACCTCGTCGCTGACGAGGTAGCGGATCGACTCCCCGCGCGCGGCGCGCCGCCGGATCTCGCTGGCCGAGATCTCGAGCGGCGTGAACGGCACGGCCCGGAGCTCGGTTCCGGCCGGGTGCACCAGGCCGCGCGGTCCGTCGCGGAACGGCGCGGCCAGTGCGCGGGGGAGGAGCTCGCGCAGCGGCGCAGCATAGCCCGGGCGCGTCGCCACGGCGAAGTTGGCCAGCGTGAACAGCCGAGCCGGCTCGCGCCAGGAGGCGAGCTCGGGCAGCGTGTCGGCGCCCACCAGGAACCACAGCTCGGCCGCGGAGTGTTTGGCGCGCAGCGCCTGCAGCGTCTCGACGGTGTAGCTCGGACCCTTGCGGCGCACCTCGAGGTCGTCGACCTCGAGCCGCGGGTTCGAGGCGGTCGCGCGCCGCGCCATCTCGAGCCGGTGCACGGCGGGCGCCACGCCCTGGTGCTTCAGCGCGGGCTCGCCGGCCGGGACCAGCAGCACGCGTTCGAGCTCGAGTGACTCGCGCAGCTCTTCGCACAGCCGCAGGTGTGCGAGGTGGATCGGATTGAACGTGCCGCCGAGTACGCCCAGCTTCACTCGAGAATCGTTCCCTCTCCGAACGCGATGAACTTCTGGGTCGTGAGACCCTCGAGGCCCATCGGCCCGTACCAGTGCATCTTGGTGGTCGAGACTCCGACCTCGGCGCCCAGCCCGAGCTGGAAGCCGTCGGAGAAGCGCGTGCTCGCGTTGGCGAACACCGAGCTCGAGTTCACGCGGCGGATGAACTCGCGCGCGCGACCCACGTCCTGGGTCACGATCGTGTCGGTGTGGTTCGAGCCGTAGCGGCGGATGTGGTCGATCGCCTGGTCGAGTGAGTCGACCGTGCGCACCGACATGGTCTTGCCCAGCCACTCGGTCGACCAGTCCTCCTCGCGCGCGGGCAGCGCGCCCTTGAAGTGCGCGCGCGTGCGCTCACAGGCGCGCAGCTCGACGCCGTGCGCGGCCAGCGCGCCCAGCACGTCGGGCAGCACGGTTTCGGCCAGCGCCGCGTGCACGAGCAGGGTCTCGGCCGCATTGCACACCGACACGCGCTGCAGCTTCGAGTTCAGCGCGATGTCGCTCGCCATCTTGGGCTCGGCGAACTCGTCGAGGTAGACGTGGCACACGCCTTTGTAGTGTTTGATCACGGGAATGCGTGACTGCTCCGAGACGCGACGGATCAGCGCCTCGCCGCCGCGCGGGATCACGAGGTCGATCGCGTCGTCGCGCTGCAGCAGCGCGTCGACCAGCGCGCGCTCGGTGTCGGGCACGAGCAGGAGCGCGTCTTCGGGCACGCCCGCCCGCGCGATCGCGCTGCGCACCACGGCGGCGATCGCGCGATTGGAGTGGATCGCTTCCGATCCGCCGCGCAGGATCGCGCCGTTGCCGCTCTTGAGACACAGGCCCGCGACGTCGGCGGTCACGTTGGGCCGCGACTCGTAGATCACCAGGATCACGCCCAGCGGAATGCGCATTCGCCCGACCTGCAGGCCGCTCGGCCGGTTCCACATGCGCGTGATCTCGCCCACCGGATCGGGCAGCGCGGCCACCTCGCGCAGGCCCGCGGCCATGGCGGAGACGCGCTCGGGGCTCAGCGTGAGCCGCTCGAGCAGGGGCGCCGCCAGGCCCTTCTGCCGCCCGGCGTCGAGGTCCTTCTGGTTCTGGGCCAGGATCTCGGCGCAGGCGCTCTCCAGGGCGTCGGCCGCGGCGTGCAGGGCGGCGTCCTTCACGTCGGTGCGCAGCTCGCCCAGCCGCTCGGAAGCGGCCCGCGCGCGGCGCACCAGCTCGGCGACCAGCTCGGCCTGGCTCATCGGCTACCTATCTTAGCGGCATTCCTTCGCTTCGAGCGAAGCTCAGGGGTCCCAGAGCCCCTGCGGGCCCGTGCGCCGGCATTGCGCCCGCGCCTCGTGCTCCTTGGGGTCGGTGCTGCAGTAGAACCAGCGCTGCTCCACCAGGCTGTTGCTGGCGTCCGAGGTATACTCGCAGTAGATCGTCTCGCCCGGGCGCGCCTCGACGCGACGGGTGAAGCCCTCGGAGCCGCCGAGGATGACCTTCCACAGCGACTCGAACTTGGCGGTGAGCTTGAAGCTGCGCAGCAGCTGGCGCGGAGTGACCAGCACCGACACGTAGGTCGCGCCGTTCAGGTCGGCGAGCATCGTGCCGTCGACCCCGATGCGCAGGTCGATCGCGATCCAGTGCCACTCGGGCCGGTAGATGACGATCCGCGCCTTGTCGGGTGGCACGGGCTCGTCCGCGAACTTCGGGCCCTCGAACCAGGTCCCGAGGCCGCAGCCGCAGCACAAGAGGCCGAGCAGCAGAGTGAGACCGCGCATTCCCGGCGCGGAAGTTACTGCGCGAGCCAGCGACGCGCCGCCGCGGCCAGTGAGTACGCGCCCGCCGCGATCGCGAAGGCCGCGCTGCTGCCGCCGTAGACCATCACGATCATGAGCAGACACGAGCCCACGACCGCGGCGGCGCCGTTCGCGGCCCACGCCCAGGCCACGAGCTCGGGCCGGTCCGGGTCGAGCAGGCGGATCCCGCCGGCCAGCGGCATGCCCAGCGGGACGCCCAGCGCGACCACGCTCGCCGCGGTGAGCGCCATGCGCGCGGCCGCGGGCAGCTGGATCAGCGCGTGGACCGCGGGCAAGAGGCCGAGCGCGCAGCCGAGCGCCAGGCCGATCACGGCGAACACGGCCACGGCGCCGGCGCGAAGCGGCGCGCGGCCCATCCAGGTGCTGCCGATGCCGGCCCCGGCGAGCAGGCCCGCGAGCACGACCGAGAGCGCGTACGTGGGGTGACCCAGGAACAAGGTCATGATCTGGATCGCCGGCAGCTCGAAGCCCATGAAGCCCACGCCCAGCGCTGCGAAATACACCAGCGCGGGCGCGAGCGCGCGGTCGCCGCGCACGTCGCCGCGGCGCAGCCAGAGCGGCGTGCCGAGCAGTGCGAGCGTGAGCACGGCCGCCAGCGCGAGACACAGGAGCAGGAGCTGCGAGCTCTGCGCGTACACCGCTCTCGACACCGAGGGCTGCAGCGACCACGCGGACCAGGGCAGGGCGAACTGGAAGAAGAACGGGTTCGAGTCACTCGAGGGAGTCACGATGTACGGGTAAGAGGCCAGAAACGCGCGCCGATCGGCGCTGCGCGCGTACTCCGAGAACGGCGTGTCCAGCGCCGAGCCCGGCCGGTACAGGTAGGCCCAGCCCTGCCGCGCCACGTAGGCGTCGAGCCGCGCCAGGCGCTCGCCCTCGATCGGCTGGTTCGAGAACAATAGGAAGCCCCACACGTGCAGGTCCGAGCTGCGGAAGTTCGGCTCGGGAGACAGCACCACGACCTGTGACTCGGGATGCGCGGCCCCGGAGCGCTGCAGCGCATCGAGCACGGTGGTGAACAGGCGCAGGGTCTCGCGCGGCGGCCAGAACAGCCAGCGGCGGATCGACACCACGCCGCCCGGGCGCAGCTTGCCCAGCAGGTCGCGCATGGCCTCGCTCGTGTAGAGGAAGTTCTCCGACAGGCTGTAGGCGCCCTGCGCCGAGGCAGTCCAGGTGTCGATCGCGTGCATGACCACGAGGTCGAAGTCGCGGTCGCTCGAGCGCAGCAGGTGGCGCGCCTCGCCGAGCTCGACGGTGACTCGCGGGTCGAGGAAGATGCGGCGGTTGGCGTCGCGGTCGTCGACCTGGTCCCAGCGCAGGATCGTGGGGTTGATGTCGATCGCGAGCACCGACGCGGCGTCCATCTGCAGCGCCAGGCGCAGCTGCGGGCCGGCGCCGACGCCCAGCACCGCCACGTCGGGCGAGCGCTTCACCAGCGTGTACTCGGGCACCGGGAAGGTCAGCAGGTCCTCGCGCACGTCGGTCGAGGCGTCGCCGTCGATCACGTAGCGCCCCGCGTGCACGGCGTCGGTGCGCGCGAGGTGGTTCCACTCGAAGCGCGCGATGCGGCTGGCGCTCTCGGGCAGCCTCACGTAGGGGTCGAACACGGCCGGGAACAGCATGCCGGCGCCG
The Myxococcota bacterium DNA segment above includes these coding regions:
- a CDS encoding glutamate-5-semialdehyde dehydrogenase codes for the protein MSQAELVAELVRRARAASERLGELRTDVKDAALHAAADALESACAEILAQNQKDLDAGRQKGLAAPLLERLTLSPERVSAMAAGLREVAALPDPVGEITRMWNRPSGLQVGRMRIPLGVILVIYESRPNVTADVAGLCLKSGNGAILRGGSEAIHSNRAIAAVVRSAIARAGVPEDALLLVPDTERALVDALLQRDDAIDLVIPRGGEALIRRVSEQSRIPVIKHYKGVCHVYLDEFAEPKMASDIALNSKLQRVSVCNAAETLLVHAALAETVLPDVLGALAAHGVELRACERTRAHFKGALPAREEDWSTEWLGKTMSVRTVDSLDQAIDHIRRYGSNHTDTIVTQDVGRAREFIRRVNSSSVFANASTRFSDGFQLGLGAEVGVSTTKMHWYGPMGLEGLTTQKFIAFGEGTILE